The DNA sequence TTGTGCTAAAAACGAAGAAGAAAACGTAAAAAAATACATTCCGTTATTAGCGGAACAAAACTATCCGGATTTTGAAATTGTTTTAATTGATGATGCCTCAAGTGATGAAACACTCGAAGCTTTTGAAGAATTTGAGAAACAATACGCAAACGTTCGTTTGGTAAAAGTAGAAAACAATGAAGCCTTTTGGGGCAATAAAAAATATGCATTGACCTTAGGAATCAAAGCATCAAAAAAAGAATACTTACTCTTTACCGATGCGGATTGTTATCCGGCATCTAAAGACTGGATTACAGCAATGACCTCGCAATTTACCATGAACAGAACTATTGTTTTGGGATATGGAGGTTATGATAAAATAGAGCGTTCTCTGTTAAATAAAGTCATTCGTTTCGAAACTGTTCTTACTGCCATGCAATATTTATCGTGGGCAAAAGTCGGGGCTCCGTATATGGGAGTCGGGCGAAATCTTGCCTATAAAAAAGAAGAGTTTTTTAATGTAAATGGTTTTATTGAACACATTCAGATTCGCTCCGGTGATGATGATTTGTTTGTCAATCAGGCAGCAAACAAAAACAACACAGTCATCGCTTACACACCTGACAGTTTCACTTACTCAAAACCAAAAGAAACTTACAGAGAATGGTTTGCTCAAAAAAGAAGGCATGTTGCTACAGCAAATTATTACAAAGTTTTTGATAAAATTCAGTTAGGTCTTTTTTATACCTCACAATTATTTTTCTTTATATTAGTTATCCTTTTATTGGCTTTCCAATTTCAATGGATTGCTGTATTGGCTTTGCTGGCGACACGTTACACTATTGCGTGGATTGTAATTGGATTTTCGGCATCAAAATTGAAAGAAAAAGATCTTAGAGCTTGGTTTCCTGTTGTAGAAATCATGCTTATATTCACGCAAATTAATATCTTTATAACTAATATCTTTTCAAAACCCGTACATTGGAAATAAATTCTAAAATAGAAAAAGCAAAAAAAGGCGATCAGATCGCCTTTACTTTTTTGTTAGATTTTTATTGGAATGAAGTGTACGGATTTATGTTAAAACGTACAGAAAACGAAACCACTGCCGAAGATATTACCATTGAGACCTTCTCAAAAGCTTTTGACAAGATTGCTTCCTACAACCCGGAATTTCAATTCAACACCTGGTTAATTGCAATTGCAAAAAATGTTTATATTGATCTGTTACGTAAAAAGAAAACCAATCTTTTTATAGAAATCACTGATGCTGAGGACCAACAGGCTTACAATATCGCTGACACCACTCCGTCTGCCGAAGATGCTTTAATTAAAGAGCAAAACCTGTCCCGCTTACTACAATGCATCAAAGAATTAAAACCCCACTATCAGGAAGTAATTCAGCTTCGTTATTTTCAGGAAATGAGTTATCAGGAGATTGCACTCAAAATTGATGAGCCTTTAAGCAACGTAAAAGTAAAATTACTACGCGCTAAAAAATTATTAGCCGAAATCATTGAACGCAAAAGATAATTTACTATCTTTCGGTAAAGAATGAAATATCCATGTATTTTTTCTTAAAAAAGTGAATTATCAACCCTCTAAAGTTCTTTTGTTTTTAATGACAACCAAATTAAATTTTCGTTGCTTATGATGTAATTTTTACTTAACCTTAAAATCCAATTAAACATGTCAAAACTAAGCATCTATGAAACCAAGTGGACCGATCTTGTTTTCGAAAACAAAAACAAAGAATACGGAGCGTATCAATTGCGCCAAGAAAGTGCTAAAAACTCCATAACAGCCTTATTCGGAGGATTATTGGTTATAGCCTCGTTAGGAACTGCCTCTATGCTGATTAGTAAATTCAAAAAAGTAGACGTAACTCCGATACCAACTGACATTCCAATAAGCGACCCGCTCATTGTTACACAGGTAGATCTGACTCATGAAGTAACACCGCCACCACCTCCTCCGACACAACAAACTGCCGCGACACAGGTAACAGAGGCAGTTCAATTGACAAATCCGGTCGTAGTTGCGGCATCACAGGCTGCTGTTGAAGAAATAGCTCCAAATACAGTTAATGCTCCCGTGGTAACAAATACAACAGGAAATGGAATTGCGACTACAAACGTTTTACCGTCAACCGGTAATGGTACAGGAGTTACTCCATCTGTTCCCAACACTAATGAACCAGTGCTTGCAACTGCATTAGACAAAATGCCGGAATTCCCAGGAGGAATGGCCAAGTTCTATACGTTCGTTGGAAATAATTTCCAAAGACCGGAATTAGACGCCGAAAGAACGTTGAGAGTTTATGTATCTTTTGTAGTTGAAAAAGACGGTTCTTTAACAGATATCATGGTAAAAAATGATCCTGGTTACGGAATGGGAAGAGAAGCTGTTCGCGTTCTAAAATCACTAAAAACAAAATGGACTCCCGGAATCCTAAACGGAAAAGCAGTCCGCACCGCATATAACCTTCCAATAACAATCAAAACGGAAGCTGAATAACCAAACGAGAAAAACGGCTGTCTTAAAAAGGCAGCCGTTTTTTTTGTTCCTTCTCCTAAAGTGCTGTCTCAGTTTTTAGTTTCAGTTTTCAGTCTCAGTCTCAGTTCACATTCTACAGTTTACATTTTTCATCCTACTTACAGCTCAAAAACTTAACAGCCCCACCATTTAACAAACAAAAAAGCGCCCCTTGCGTAAAACCTTGCGAACTTCGCGGTTAAACTCTCATGCAGAGTCTCAGCCCCAGTCTCAGTCTCAGTTGAAACATGAAACATGAAACTTGA is a window from the Flavobacterium cupriresistens genome containing:
- a CDS encoding glycosyltransferase — its product is MLTFIFYFFIAVVVIQLSYYLGIFGKFAFGKPQSITPKNIPVSVIVCAKNEEENVKKYIPLLAEQNYPDFEIVLIDDASSDETLEAFEEFEKQYANVRLVKVENNEAFWGNKKYALTLGIKASKKEYLLFTDADCYPASKDWITAMTSQFTMNRTIVLGYGGYDKIERSLLNKVIRFETVLTAMQYLSWAKVGAPYMGVGRNLAYKKEEFFNVNGFIEHIQIRSGDDDLFVNQAANKNNTVIAYTPDSFTYSKPKETYREWFAQKRRHVATANYYKVFDKIQLGLFYTSQLFFFILVILLLAFQFQWIAVLALLATRYTIAWIVIGFSASKLKEKDLRAWFPVVEIMLIFTQINIFITNIFSKPVHWK
- a CDS encoding RNA polymerase sigma factor, which translates into the protein MEINSKIEKAKKGDQIAFTFLLDFYWNEVYGFMLKRTENETTAEDITIETFSKAFDKIASYNPEFQFNTWLIAIAKNVYIDLLRKKKTNLFIEITDAEDQQAYNIADTTPSAEDALIKEQNLSRLLQCIKELKPHYQEVIQLRYFQEMSYQEIALKIDEPLSNVKVKLLRAKKLLAEIIERKR
- a CDS encoding energy transducer TonB; this encodes MSKLSIYETKWTDLVFENKNKEYGAYQLRQESAKNSITALFGGLLVIASLGTASMLISKFKKVDVTPIPTDIPISDPLIVTQVDLTHEVTPPPPPPTQQTAATQVTEAVQLTNPVVVAASQAAVEEIAPNTVNAPVVTNTTGNGIATTNVLPSTGNGTGVTPSVPNTNEPVLATALDKMPEFPGGMAKFYTFVGNNFQRPELDAERTLRVYVSFVVEKDGSLTDIMVKNDPGYGMGREAVRVLKSLKTKWTPGILNGKAVRTAYNLPITIKTEAE